The genomic region ACCCGTGGTGCCAACCCATTTGCCGAACAGAAGCGTTACACCCTGTTCGCCCGGCTGGACACGGTAGAAACCGGTCAAGAGCCACAACCCGATTACGGCGATACCGATCAGGACAAAGCCCTTGTATCCGCCACCACCGGGGAACAGCCGTTTAAGACGTTCCTGGCCTTTACGAATCATTTCATCAAAGTCGGGGGGCGTGTTTCCGCCGCCGCCACCACCGGAAGGACGCTGTCCCCACGGGTTCTGGCCGCCACCTTTGTTTCCGCCGCCGCCCCAGGGGCCACCGCCCCCTTGATTATTCCAAGGCATCGAGTTTCTTCCTCTTCTTGCCGTTCGGTGTTTATCTTTGTTTACCGAGCTTGGGGTAAGCCCCAATGCATGCTCCGTCCAACAAGATCAAATTCGCTGATAGAGCCCGGACATGCCGGGAAAATCAGACTTTTTTCTCACCAGTTTTGTACCCAACCTGTGATACGCCGGTTGGTACTGCAACAGATTGTAGCCAAATGCAAACTCACGAAATCTTGTTGGACGGAGCATGCCCTTAGGCCTTATATGACAGGTTGCCTTGCAAAACAATGATACGCGCCTGCAAGTTCTGTGTGACCACGGACTTAAGCCGAAATTTGGAGACCGCAATATGACTTCCCTCAACCGTGAACAGATTACTGCCGCGCTCGATAGCGTAATCGACCCAGTCGACGGCCAATCAATCACAGCCAAGGGCATGGTGCAAGGTATTGATATTCATGATGAAACTGTCAATGTTATGATCGCCGTTGATCCCGAACGCGGCCCCGCCCTCGAAGATTTGCGTCAAGCGGCAGAAAAAGCGGTGGCTGCTGTGAACGGGGTCACAACTGCCCGTGTGGCACTTATCGCAGAGCGTCCCAAAGCCGCCGCCCAGCAAAGCACACAGCCGTCGCAGCCATCACAGCCAAGCCGCCCGGCTCAGCCGGGCCAGCGCCCGCAGGGCGGTGGCCAGATGCCGCTGGAATTGCCGACCGTGCGCAGCATCGTTACCGTGGCGTCCGGCAAGGGTGGGGTGGGTAAATCCACCACCTCGGTCAACCTTGCATTGTCGCTGGTGGCCAAGGGGCTCAAGGTCGGCCTGCTGGATGCCGATATCTATGGGCCGAGCCTGCCGCGCATGATGGGCCTTCGCGATGCCAAGCCTGTGCCGTCCAAAGAACATCAGGGCAAAATGATCCCGCCTTCGGCCTTTGGCATGCGGATCATGTCGATCGGCTTCATGATCGAAGAAGAACAGCCGGTGATCTGGCGTGGTCCGATGGCGATGGGCGCGCTTGAACAGCTTCTGCGCGATACCGACTGGGGCGATCTTGATGTGCTGGTGGTTGATATGCCACCGGGCACGGGCGACATTCAGCTTTCGATGGCGCAGCGCGTCCCGGTGACCGGGGCGGTGATTGTTTCAACGCCGCAGGACATCGCCCTTCTGGATGCGCGCAAGGGCCTGAATATGTTCCGCAAGGTCAATGTGCCGGTGTTCGGCCTGATCGAAAACATGTCCTATTACAAATGCCCGGAATGCGGCCATGTCGATCACATCTTTGATCACGGCGGGGCGCACAAGGCGGCGGATGAACTGGGCGTGCCGTTCCTGGGTGAAATCCCGCTGGACCTTAAAATCCGCCTCGGCGCAGACGAAGGCAAACCGATTGTCCAGACAGAGCCCGAAGGCGAACATAGCAAGGCCTATGGCCTGATTGCCGACAAGATCGCCGCCGCCATCGAAGAACGCGTTGGCCCGCCAGAAGCACCGAAGAAAAAGGGCCTGTTCCCCAAGATCAGCTTCAAATAGTCATACAAAAAAGGCCGCTTCGAATGCGGCCTTTTTTATTGGTATTATTTAACTGCAATCACGCTCTTACCAAGCGCTGAGCGTTCCCGGACATACGGTGCTTGGCGCAAAAACTCCGTCGCGTGATCAATGAAAACCTAAACCGATTGCCTGATTTACGGCATTAGAAATTACGGTTTCGATTGTGCCGTCTTCAATTAACTCGGCGATTGCGCGATTAATCAAGGACAGTGTTGCGATGTCCTTTGACGTTCTGTTGATGGCAATGAAAGTCTGATTCTCGTAAATCGGACTTAGGGCGCGAACGATCTGGTCGTCGAGTTCGAGTTTTTTTATCCAGATATCTCCTGCTTCACGCACCGCGATCACCGCATCAACGCGATTATTCACCAGCATCGCGAAGTTCTGGTCGTCTCCGGCGGCTTCGGATGTTTCGAACAGGCCGGACGTACGGGCGTTATCGAATGCGTCACCGTAACTCCATCCGCGAATAACGCCGACATTCATGCCTGACAGGTCTTCGATTTTGGTCTCACGGTCAAATTCGCCTTTGAGCCGATAGATCATCAAACCTTCGCGGTGAATAGGCTCGCTGAACGCATATTTCTTCTGACGCTCAAGGTTTTTGTATATTCC from Thalassospira indica harbors:
- a CDS encoding Mrp/NBP35 family ATP-binding protein, which gives rise to MTSLNREQITAALDSVIDPVDGQSITAKGMVQGIDIHDETVNVMIAVDPERGPALEDLRQAAEKAVAAVNGVTTARVALIAERPKAAAQQSTQPSQPSQPSRPAQPGQRPQGGGQMPLELPTVRSIVTVASGKGGVGKSTTSVNLALSLVAKGLKVGLLDADIYGPSLPRMMGLRDAKPVPSKEHQGKMIPPSAFGMRIMSIGFMIEEEQPVIWRGPMAMGALEQLLRDTDWGDLDVLVVDMPPGTGDIQLSMAQRVPVTGAVIVSTPQDIALLDARKGLNMFRKVNVPVFGLIENMSYYKCPECGHVDHIFDHGGAHKAADELGVPFLGEIPLDLKIRLGADEGKPIVQTEPEGEHSKAYGLIADKIAAAIEERVGPPEAPKKKGLFPKISFK
- a CDS encoding substrate-binding periplasmic protein, with translation MQGHCKVILWAFMLCVLLGVVAVLPESQAQALTIYVDEANPPFMYRANERAAGIYPDIVRAISARAGLNVKIVPVPWRRALFHLDNGDGAVAGIYKNLERQKKYAFSEPIHREGLMIYRLKGEFDRETKIEDLSGMNVGVIRGWSYGDAFDNARTSGLFETSEAAGDDQNFAMLVNNRVDAVIAVREAGDIWIKKLELDDQIVRALSPIYENQTFIAINRTSKDIATLSLINRAIAELIEDGTIETVISNAVNQAIGLGFH